One segment of Enterobacter ludwigii DNA contains the following:
- a CDS encoding zinc/iron-chelating domain-containing protein, with protein MDCRPDCGACCTAPSISSPIPGMPDGKPANTRCVQLAENNLCMIFGSPLRPKVCSGLQPSAEMCGSTRTQAITYLLELEALTAP; from the coding sequence ATGGATTGTCGTCCCGATTGTGGCGCGTGTTGTACCGCACCGTCCATTTCAAGCCCCATTCCTGGCATGCCGGACGGCAAACCTGCCAATACCCGCTGTGTGCAGCTTGCTGAAAATAACCTGTGCATGATCTTTGGTTCCCCGCTGCGCCCGAAAGTCTGTTCCGGCCTTCAGCCGTCCGCGGAGATGTGCGGCAGCACGCGCACGCAGGCGATCACCTACCTTCTTGAGCTGGAAGCGCTCACCGCCCCTTAA